The nucleotide window CTCGCCGCCCCCGCGTCGTACGTCCTCGGTCGACTGCTGGTGGGATGAGGGGAATGCGTCCCGGGAAAGTGCTCACGATCGGCGTGGTGGTCCTCGCCGTGGGCTCGCTCGTCGCCGACCGCGGGGCCAAGCTCGCGATCGAGCGGGTGGCCGCGAGCCGGATGCAGAGTTCGCTGGACACCAGCAAGCGGCCCTCGGTCGACATGGGCGGGTTCCCGTTCCTGACCGAGTTGATCCGCGGCAAGTTCGACAACGTGACCGTCGACATGGTCGGGGCCAGCGGCGGCAAGGTGACGGTGGCCCACCTCCATGCCGATCTGCACGGCGTGCGCCAGGACAACGGCGGCGTGCGGGCCGACTCGATCACCGGCACCGGCCACATCGACTACGACGCGTTGTCCGCGGCGGCGAAGCCCTTGCAGATCTCCTACGGCGGCGCCGGCCTGGTTCAGGTGACCGCCAAGGTCACCGTGCTGGGGCGCAACCTGACCGCGTCGGCCTCGGGCCAGCCGCGGATCGAGCACAGCACGCTGATCGTGAAACCGGAGCGGGCCTCGACCTCGGTCACCGGCGACGCGGGGGAGGCCGCTGCCGCGGTCCCCGAGGTGTCGGTGCCGCTGCGCGACATCCCGCCGAACCTCAACATCAAGCTGACCCCCGCCGCGGGCGGCGTCGACTTCACGTTCGACGGCACCGACGTGCAACTGACCGCCAACTACCCGAGCACGAACTCCAGCGCGCGGGCACCTGCCGCGATTTGGCCGCTGACCGTGCCGGAGCGGCGCCAGGCCCTGGGCGCACCGGTCCACCGTCTCGCATCCTGAGACGTCCCGCGACCTCCGGCCGCGCGACCGAGCTAAGCTTCGTGCATGCGATGGGATGCGCTGCTGACCAAGCGACGCGCGGTGGACCTCTGCCGCGTCGCCGGCAGCCTCTGTCCCGAGCACTGATTCCGCGCCGTTCCGGCCCGGTTCTCGTCGGTCGATTTCGCGACCGCTCCCGCATGCCTCCCCGCCGCGGGTCCCGCCGTGGCTGCCGCATCCGTCCGTTCTGCCTGAGAGGAACTCTTTTTCATGAGCCGCAACGACGTGCTCGTCGACGCCGACTGGGTGCAGGCGCACCTCGAGGACCCGTCGGTGGTCCTGGTCGAGGTCGACGAGGACACCACCGCATACGAGAAGGGCCACATCCGTAACGCCGTCCGGATCGACTGGAAGGCCGATCTGCAGGACCCGATCCGCCGCGACTTCGTCACCAAGGAGCAGTTCGAGCAGCTGCTGTCCGCGCGCGGCATCGGCAACGACCAGACGGTCGTGCTGTACGGGGGCAACAACAACTGGTTCGCCTCGTACGCCTACTGGTACTTCAAGCTCTACGGACACGCCACCACCAAGCTGCTCGACGGCGGGCGCAAGAAGTGGGAGCTGGACTCGCGCGAACTGGTCACCGACGTGCC belongs to Sporichthyaceae bacterium and includes:
- a CDS encoding DUF2993 domain-containing protein, with amino-acid sequence MRPGKVLTIGVVVLAVGSLVADRGAKLAIERVAASRMQSSLDTSKRPSVDMGGFPFLTELIRGKFDNVTVDMVGASGGKVTVAHLHADLHGVRQDNGGVRADSITGTGHIDYDALSAAAKPLQISYGGAGLVQVTAKVTVLGRNLTASASGQPRIEHSTLIVKPERASTSVTGDAGEAAAAVPEVSVPLRDIPPNLNIKLTPAAGGVDFTFDGTDVQLTANYPSTNSSARAPAAIWPLTVPERRQALGAPVHRLAS